Proteins from a genomic interval of Topomyia yanbarensis strain Yona2022 unplaced genomic scaffold, ASM3024719v1 HiC_scaffold_127, whole genome shotgun sequence:
- the LOC131694731 gene encoding mucin-17-like isoform X3, producing the protein MDDDNEYKDGDTVWVKLSYCWWPGEVLAGERLTEEFLSTLKRRPLVVVKFFDEDSYEFVKNTNFIYKYNCARKHEFLRKGLEQYRTKNKHMEKFPSDVMHAERATGGDPNIVNSTDYLPQKRENYAALFQPDKSKGKGKIGNTVTTPRPGKKTGSPSKIIPVIPVRKHEVRILAQASSSTGIGTSRRSVPSASSTPSLSQPSSLASTPRLPTPYQSLNSSTDLGTPIGSATALNSSASPAHTYNCHKCGFSSGRQNVILVHIKYCRAVPMVPLSVPPPRAPKAVALTPDKKIHEQSPVKTPTPVDAQELVTEVEIIQDPEELVEVIQVIELPRGRTSRTSRVAATTVTPKTSDRRRNRGRGKAVTSMTLENDGKMDVSTEVAEESIVEEVSNVELKHVSVSPGDKSEKDFKSKPDVELKNELLADWSEDEQDDQEGDLSKEDKSSKKGTPTFEGSRSAIAEAVALNSNTTDNSLDKSTESSPQLSSPVSSGATIKYRNIPKKQKREFIEVTNDQPVITPGGAIEKSSSESSISTAATCGESLSAPDKTPTSSESIAVERPISAKQRILDRATRGSSKSVSSDELKPESPTKVVAMESQPIAAEESRKEISCFDFKEEEDEEVVLSKSPRRSLSNKRDTSLELSTSVMLDDEKERAKKDAQLKNEIDSLLCEAIVPTLPELPGGTKMPSPGPSSSSTEVTPQSKEDRTLPPKERGKRIFKTRNKIIENEAIALEQSKAIVMDFVKKSHEQELAELREQQEAEAKLTSESPTTTNDDSQESIVSIEPTRFENSQFAAIKAKRAKLQQAQKFSVSTPTKVDTPQESAVSSSNETKATETDSLPVSISKNQVALESLQKTPSVSPPISKGRKGKQRKSGTPVVEEEKPIEQTKPETVSPLVDEATPKIRKKRAGELENLDLASLDTPRSRRGRGVKTDEPVFLAEQEPVALKDEPVVAVAAEKHRRTKRAKTDEEEIDVSEMKVAGEQQTIESACAPEELKEETKTSSRSRRSKQLQQQSADSTADMPIEPETAAVETVEKEPEAEILSITKQQPIKMIIKSKGRKSNSELVYDPVVVSPEPNDEVKDKLPKSPKSSKRKKTPVEEDQPMSEVVLNSDKLVGTKPLKLKRPKFRNDLSITADELPKMPAGPSATDLQIAEALIHLPEAAPPKLIVLDQEMAETKANSSSPVQSTAKSINPRKRHLQTHLLSAVETQDLSKTGDNVGIPDKKKRDTIEVVNVAAIVVAEPVVVKPINDRQSTDDDKFDIDNIPIVMDDSELLDDTTISTTTNANSMKLTTPVAVDNEDDDDIKLISTTKPMTKKIVIVKSSNGSAKVIPAREKPSDLVSAVPRKSHAIKSTTVTISPPVDRLSPKAVRSPTHSPPIRSAQLVQSSSGGQIVITSKGTVLTTQSPATSSAKSHAAVTPQTQITHSTSKSPIVSSVCSVSTISSSTSKSLPVSSSSASPRSSSNLTSSIKVKSPIRICVQSQEIIHPPTKPRILAKSSDVLPVTQKVDLSQPRKTSPSIAPPKKALIKKLSEGGSSVGKPLFSTSKGAPITPQTATTSAVSPGKKGHRVIKISPQKLKEFTRLGMVEDKGQGKVLTASGMKKFRQEQHLLQQQQQQQQHQSISKSVKTDKVSRADSIDEEPSTSTPTPPPPSDNQAEVVVAAAADSSVKEIPTIQSETEESPEVTPAESCTQSPAKPASPTAEATSEPVSTEENEADAAVIDEPEPDSEYVDTATGELAPAEIETSEASESIPATAVATEAPVEAAESGSNVQESSQLIAVPAENFGGPANLFYLCSVREEGFVPVNNELLYLDSSNQLVALPEQASVEDIVNQAEVLEIPVGSDQATMVAAAAGDIEGAMEGQQNILLNTQDGQQIILDQQSLMALAAGGDTSQLLTPDGQQILLQGNILIDEIDPETDS; encoded by the exons ATGGATGACGACAATGAATACAAAGATGGAGACACAGTATGGGTTAAACTCAGTTATTGCTGGTGGCCCGGGGAAGTACTCGCTGGTGAACGTCTGACGGAGGAGTTTCTGTCCACGCTCAAACGCCGACCGCTTGTTGTGGTAAAATTCTTCGATGAAGATTCATA CGAATttgtaaaaaacacaaatttcatCTATAAATATAACTGTGCCCGAAAACATGAATTTCTTCGGAAGGGATTGG AACAATATCGCACCAAGAACAAACATATGGAAAAATTTCCATCTGACGTTATGCATGCCGAGCGAGCGACCGGAGGCGACCCGAATATTGTCAATTCTACCGATTATTTGCCTCAGAAACGGGAAAACTATGCTGCTCTTTTCCAGCCGGACAAATCTAAGGGAAAAGGAAAAATTGGTAACACAG TAACGACACCGCGCCCAGGCAAGAAAACCGGATCACCGAGCAAAATTATACCGGTTATTCCGGTACGTAAGCATGAAGTTCGTATTCTGGCCCAGGCTTCATCATCCACCGGTATCGGAACCAGTCGCCGAAGTGTACCGTCCGCTTCGTCAACACCATCTTTAAGCCAGCCATCGTCCCTGGCGTCTACTCCAAGACTGCCTACCCCGTACCAGTCTCTTAATTCATCTACAGATCTAGGAACGCCTATTGGCTCTGCGACGGCGCTGAATAGTTCTGCTTCACCGGCACATACCTATAACTGTCATAAATGTGGATTCTCAAGTGGCCGCCAGAATGTGATTTTGGTACATATCAAGTACTGTCGGGCTGTTCCGATGGTACCTTTGAGTGTTCCACCGCCTAGAG CACCGAAAGCCGTTGCTCTCACTCCCGACAAGAAAATCCATGAGCAGAGCCCCGTCAAAACGCCAACTCCAGTAGATGCACAGGAACTTGTTACTGAAGTCGAAATCATTCAAGACCCGGAAGAGCTGGTAGAAGTTATCCAGGTGATAGAACTTCCACGTGGCCGAACTAGCCGTACTTCTAGGGTGGCTGCAACGACAGTCACCCCGAAAACATCTGACCGTCGAAGGAATCGTGGTCGCGGAAAGGCAGTTACTTCAATGACTCTAGAAAACGATGGTAAGATGGACGTTTCAACGGAAGTGGCCGAGGAATCGATCGTTGAGGAAGTATCCAACGTGGAATTGAAGCATGTTTCAGTATCTCCTGGAGACAAATCCGAGAAAGATTTTAAAAGCAAACCGGATGTGGAGCTGAAGAATGAACTTCTGGCAGATTGGAGCGAGGATGAGCAGGATGACCAAGAAGGCGACTTGTCAAAAGAAGATAAGAGTTCAAAAAAAGGTACACCTACATTTGAAGGGAGTCGTTCTGCCATCGCTGAGGCAGTCGCTCTGAATTCGAATACAACGGATAACAGTTTGGATAAATCTACAGAGTCTTCTCCACAACTATCGTCACCTGTTTCGTCCGGAGCTACAATCAAATATCGCAATATTCCGAAGAAACAAAAACGAGAATTCATCGAAGTAACAAATGATCAACCGGTTATCACACCCGGAGGCGCGATCGAAAAGTCCTCCAGTGAGAGTAGTATCAGCACGGCAGCGACTTGTGGTGAATCTCTCAGTGCTCCGGACAAAACGCCGACGTCAAGTGAAAGTATAGCTGTGGAACGTCCCATCAGTGCTAAGCAAAGAATTTTAGACCGAGCTACCCGTGGTTCCAGCAAATCTGTCAGCAGTGATGAGCTTAAGCCGGAATCACCAACAAAGGTTGTAGCTATGGAATCTCAACCCATAGCGGCGGAGGAATCTAGAAAGGAAATTTCCTGTTTTGATTTTAAGGAAGAGGAGGATGAGGAAGTGGTCCTCAGCAAATCCCCCAGGAGATCTCTTTCCAACAAGCGTGATACTTCTCTAGAGCTCAGCACCAGCGTAATGCTAGATGACGAGAaggaaagagcaaaaaaggatgcccaattgaaaaatgaaattgattcgCTTTTGTGTGAAGCCATTGTTCCTACATTACCAGAATTACCGGGGGGCACAAAAATGCCTTCCCCGGGACCATCTTCCTCTTCAACGGAAGTAACTCCACAATCAAAGGAAGATCGTACTCTTCCACCGAAGGAACGTGGTAAGCGAATCTTCAAGACACGaaataaaataatcgaaaatGAAGCCATAGCCTTGGAACAGTCTAAGGCGATTGTGATGGATTTTGTCAAAAAATCACACGAGCAAGAACTAGCGGAActccgcgagcagcaggaagcTGAAGCGAAACTAACCTCAGAGTCTCCAACCACAACCAACGACGACTCTCAGGAATCGATTGTCTCGATCGAACCAACTAGATTTGAGAACTCACAGTTTGCAGCTATCAAAGCCAAACGAGCAAAACTTCAGCAGGCGCAAAAATTCTCAGTGTCCACACCCACAAAGGTTGACACGCCTCAAGAATCAGCGGTCAGCTCTAGTAACGAAACAAAAGCCACAGAGACAGACTCTCTACCGGTATCGATAAGTAAGAACCAGGTAGCTTTGGAATCATTACAAAAGACCCCGAGTGTTTCTCCACCGATCAGCAAGGGCCGTAAAGGCAAACAACGAAAGTCTGGCACCCCTGTCGTGGAAGAAGAGAAGCCTATAGAGCAGACGAAGCCAGAGACGGTATCGCCTCTTGTCGATGAAGCAACTCCCAAAATAcgaaagaagagagctggagaGCTGGAAAATCTCGATTTGGCGTCTCTCGATACTCCGCGTTCGCGTAGAGGTAGAGGAGTAAAAACCGATGAGCCAGTGTTTCTAGCTGAACAGGAACCTGTTGCACTGAAAGATGAGCCGGTAGTTGCAGTTGCGGCCGAGAAGCACCGAAGAACTAAGCGAGCCAAAACAGACGAAGAAGAGATTGATGTGTCAGAGATGAAAGTCGCCGGCGAACAGCAAACGATTGAGTCAGCTTGTGCGCCTGAAGAACTAAAAGAAGAAACTAAGACCAGTAGCAGGTCTAGGCGATCAAAACAGCTGCAACAGCAATCAGCAGATTCTACAGCCGATATGCCAATTGAGCCTGAAACAGCCGCTGTTGAGACTGTTGAGAAAGAACCGGAAGCAGAAATTCTTTCCATCACCAAACAGCAGCCcattaaaatgattataaaatcaAAGGGCAGAAAATCAAACTCCGAGCTTGTTTATGATCCGGTCGTTGTATCGCCTGAGCCAAACGATGAGGTTAAGGATAAATTGCCAAAGTCTCCGAAAAGTTCGAAGAGGAAAAAGACCCCAGTGGAAGAAGACCAGCCAATGTCCGAGGTTGTGCTTAACAGTGATAAACTTGTGGGAACTAAACCGCTGAAATTGAAACGACCCAAATTCAGAAATGATCTTTCCATTACCGCAGATGAGCTCCCCAAAATGCCTGCGGGTCCCAGTGCAACTGATCTACAAATTGCTGAGGCTTTGATACATCTTCCCGAAGCTGCTCCACCCAAGCTCATCGTTCTGGACCAGGAAATGGCTGAAACGAAAGCCAATAGTAGTTCTCCGGTACAATCAACTGCAAAGAGCATCAACCCTCGGAAACGACATCTACAGACTCACCTTCTGAGTGCTGTTGAAACGCAAGACCTGTCCAAAACCGGTGATAATGTTGGCATTCCAGATAAAAAGAAGCGAGATACAATCGAAGTAGTCAATGTTGCTGCCATCGTTGTTGCCGAACCGGTCGTGGTCAAGCCGATCAATGATAGACAATCGACAGATGATGATAAATTCGACATTGATAACATCCCCATTGTAATGGATGACAGTGAGTTGTTAGACGATACAACCATTTCAACTACAACCAACGCAAACAGCATGAAATTAACGACCCCAGTTGCAGTCGATAACGAAGACGACGATGATATTAAGTTGATCTCTACGACGAAGCCCATGACGAAAAAGATTGTGATCGTTAAAAGCAGCAACGGTTCAGCGAAAGTTATTCCAGCTCGTGAAAAGCCAAGCGATCTTGTTTCGGCGGTTCCTAGAAAAAGTCACGCTATAAAATCCACCACCGTTACTATCAGTCCTCCGGTGGATCGACTGTCGCCGAAAGCTGTGCGATCACCTACCCATTCACCCCCGATACGATCAGCTCAGCTAGTCCAATCTAGCAGTGGAGGCCAGATTGTGATTACTAGTAAAGGAACCGTGTTGACCACGCAATCTCCAGCCACTTCTTCAGCCAAGAGTCATGCAGCGGTTACACCTCAAACACAGATCACGCATTCAACATCTAAAAGCCCAATTGTTTCATCAGTTTGTAGCGTGAGCACCATCAGTAGCTCAACATCTAAGTCGCTTCCGGTGTCATCCAGTTCTGCTAGTCCACGAAGCAGTAGCAATCTTACGAGTTCTATAAAAGTGAAATCCCCTATCAGAATCTGTGTGCAATCCCAAGAAATCATTCATCCACCAACAAAGCCACGGATTTTGGCTAAATCTAGTGATGTTTTGCCAGTTACTCAAAAAGTAGACTTGTCGCAACCGCGGAAAACTTCACCTAGTATCGCTCCACCAAAGAAAGCACTGATTAAGAAGCTCTCAGAGGGTGGTTCGTCCGTTGGTAAACCACTGTTTTCAACTTCCAAAGGGGCACCTATAACACCCCAAACAGCAACTACCTCGGCTGTGAGTCCCGGGAAGAAGGGTCATCGAGTGATTAAGATATCTCCCCAGAAACTGAAAGAGTTCACGCGTCTTGGGATGGTTGAAGATAAGGGCCAAGGCAAAGTACTGACAGCAAGCGGTATGAAAAAATTCCGACAAGAGCAGCACCTGcttcaacaacagcagcagcaacaacaacatcaGTCGATATCTAAATCAGTTAAAACGGACAAAGTTTCTCGAGCAGATTCGATCGATGAGGAACCATCAACATCCACCCCGACACCTCCCCCACCAAGTGACAACCAAGCGGAAGTGGTTgttgcagcagcagcagatTCATCAGTAAAAGAAATTCCTACGATACAATCGGAAACCGAAGAATCCCCCGAAGTGACGCCTGCTGAATCGTGCACACAATCACCAGCGAAACCAGCATCTCCCACAGCCGAAGCAACTTCCGAACCAGTATCCACTGAAGAAAACGAAGCCGACGCTGCCGTTATCGATGAACCAGAACCAGACAGTGAATATGTAGATACAGCTACGGGAGAACTAGCTCCCGCAGAAATAGAAACgtcggaagcaagtgaatcCATCCCAGCAACTGCGGTTGCAACGGAAGCACCAGTTGAGGCGGCAGAATCCGGTTCCAATGTACAAGAATCATCCCAACTGATAGCCGTCCCGGCCGAAAACTTTGGAGGCCCTGCCAATCTTTTCTATCTGTGTTCGGTTCGAGAAGAAGGCTTCGTCCCCGTCAATAACGAGCTGCTGTATTTGGATTCCTCCAATCAATTGGTCGCTCTACCGGAGCAAGCCTCGGTGGAGGATATTGTCAATCAAGCCGAGGTGCTAGAGATTCCAGTCGGCAGCGATCAGGCAACGATGGTGGCAGCCGCTGCAGGTGATATTGAAGGCGCGATGGAAGGCCAACAGAATATCCTCCTCAACACCCAGGATGGGCAACAAATCATTTTAGATCAGCAAAGTCTGATGGCACTGGCAGCCGGTGGGGATACCTCACAGCTGCTCACTCCCGATGGTCAACAGATTCTATTGCAAG GTAACATATTGATTGATGAAATTGATCCGGAAACGGATTCATAA